Genomic segment of Nitrospirota bacterium:
CCGGCTCCTGGCCCTCGGCCTGGGCCATCTCTTTCAGGACGACCAGGCGGCCCCTGGCCCGCCCCGGCACCAGCACGTCCCAGAGGGGAAGGCGGCCCATGAAACGCACGTTCTTGAGCAAAGTGGAACACAGCCTGGAGAGTTGAAAGACCACGTTTCCCCGTATGTCCCCTTCCGTGAACGTACGGATTGCGTGCTCATCCACGCCGAGCAGACGCCCCAGGCGCTCCACCCTCCCGGGGAAAAGCGCCAGGACCCTCGGCGGCAAAACCCCGGGACAGGCTCTGAAGCTCGTTTTGGACAGCCTCGCACTCACGGGAGGAAATGCCGCTCAGCCCGACATTGGAAACGCCGAGAACAAGAGCGTCCAGCGCCGTCCGCCACGGGAAATTATCGGCAGGCATGGAATCGAGCCGGTTGACCATCTCGCTTTCAAGAACAAAGGCATGGTCCTCCAGGGCAATCTCCGAGAGCCTGAGGAGCTGTAAGCGCTGGTCCTTCCTCCGGGCCTCTTCAAGGAGGCGCCCCCTCAGGTCCGTAAGAAGGCCGACGAGCTTGACGTTCCCCTCGAGACTCCGTTCCCGCTGCTTCCTGGCCCGGAGAAACCTCTTTATATGGCTTGCGCTTTCGGTGCCTTTCTCCAGCAAGGCCCTAAGCCTCTCTTCGAGGCTGGTGGCGCTGAAAAACTCCTTTAACTCTTCGTGAAATATCTGAAACTCCCTTACAAAATCCCTGGAGTAGCCGGCCCCCGGGGCGGTTATGCGCTTGAGGATCCTCTCCGAGGTCCTCAGGTCCTCGGGACCGGCGCTCCGGTGCAGCTTGTTCTGAAGCGCCGTCTTTATCTCCCTCTTGAGCTCCTTGGGGATGTCGCCCCGGTGGGCGATATCGCGGATGCGGGTCAGGGGCTCGGCCCTCATGAAGGCCCTGTCGTAAGAGGGAAGCCAAGGGAGGATTTTTCTGGCGACAAGGGCCTCCTCCTCGCCTGCCACCTCACTGAGGCGCCCGTCGATGTCCCTGGCGGCCCGGGCATGGTGCACGGGCCGGTAATGGCCGCCGGATTCCTCCGCACGGACCTGGCCGGTCCCCAGGAACCTGAGATAGATGGCCGCGTAGATAAGCTCATCCAGGGAAGGCCGCGGCTCCTTCGAGAGGAAATCCCGCACCCACTCCAGCTTCTCCCGCCAGCTCCGGTTCTCCCCGTCGGCCCGGGCGATGGCCTCCGCAGCGTCCTCCGGAGGGCGTGCAGCCCTGGCCCACCCGGTCCTCTCCCTCCTGACGGGCTTTTTCTCTTTGGGCAGGGTCTTTATCATGTCCAGGAGCCGCTCCCGCGCCTGAAGCAAAAGCTCGGGCGGCTCGGGCCACTGCTCGAAGATGACAGCCCCGTCGAAGCCCCTGGCGCGAAGGCGCTTGAAAAGCCCTTCCAGCCCCTTCGGGTCCGCGCCGGCAGGCCCGGAGAAGACCGGAAGGTGGCTGTCCGCGTCTCCGTAGTTCTCATGCAGGTGTACATGGATGATGGGAACCCGTTCGTCCAGGGCATCGACGAACCTCAGGTAATCGTTCCGCGTGGCCGGATAGAGGTTGGCGTGGCCCACATCGAGGCAAAGCCCCGCGGCACCGCTGTTTTTGTCACCTCGCAGGAGGCCGAAAAGCCGGTTTATCTCATCCGGCCCCGTCTCCACGGTATTCTCGATGGCCACACGGAGCCCCGACCGCGCCGCCTCATCGAGGACCGGGGTGATCGCCTCCCGGTAGTAGCTCACGCCCCTTTCCCCCGAGAAATGGACGACCACCAGGCCGGCGCCCAGGCTCCGGGCGAGGCCCATGGCCTTCCGCATCCTCTCGTCTCCTTCGGCGCCAAGGGGGCTTGCCGGCCACGGGACGTGCACGGAGAGGGCCATCTTCCGTCTGCTGGCCTCCCGGCGTA
This window contains:
- a CDS encoding sugar phosphate isomerase/epimerase, giving the protein MALSVHVPWPASPLGAEGDERMRKAMGLARSLGAGLVVVHFSGERGVSYYREAITPVLDEAARSGLRVAIENTVETGPDEINRLFGLLRGDKNSGAAGLCLDVGHANLYPATRNDYLRFVDALDERVPIIHVHLHENYGDADSHLPVFSGPAGADPKGLEGLFKRLRARGFDGAVIFEQWPEPPELLLQARERLLDMIKTLPKEKKPVRRERTGWARAARPPEDAAEAIARADGENRSWREKLEWVRDFLSKEPRPSLDELIYAAIYLRFLGTGQVRAEESGGHYRPVHHARAARDIDGRLSEVAGEEEALVARKILPWLPSYDRAFMRAEPLTRIRDIAHRGDIPKELKREIKTALQNKLHRSAGPEDLRTSERILKRITAPGAGYSRDFVREFQIFHEELKEFFSATSLEERLRALLEKGTESASHIKRFLRARKQRERSLEGNVKLVGLLTDLRGRLLEEARRKDQRLQLLRLSEIALEDHAFVLESEMVNRLDSMPADNFPWRTALDALVLGVSNVGLSGISSRECEAVQNELQSLSRGFAAEGPGAFPREGGAPGASARRG